The bacterium genome contains a region encoding:
- a CDS encoding insulinase family protein, translating to MRDIFAFRCGVTKHGLRVFVKSMRIDPPQVSAGLVMFAGVRQDPPEMPGLSHAVEHAMGIAGSDSGDVSKARRYAIERGFLPEDLGSTGAESTWWMVRGVSLRLREMLRFLAVYARVFPKHLSITHLQEIHQRELAEVGPRTTPVHRAILRAAFPEGHPVLRVETSEGINRWTAGAIKDHFVRYHTLPNMALVVAGSTTFSEVMRAAAEAFPKLPHDGDAKRTIVAPMAASPIRCGQYVVRPSDVLGLPSNDDEPAGECSVLRMRATPLTLMHEQRAMLCVNVAASACFATLREKLGIVYAVRPTIETFRDLRFCRLGVDAAPDHFVACAEAFKQIPELVKRRGRKWFEVERDELLLGMRLKQVQLSGLVLATLIDLSIFGCVQTQEELVKVIETTTWADAVAGVEELFAPDRSLMVSIVP from the coding sequence ATGAGAGATATCTTTGCGTTTCGGTGCGGTGTCACGAAGCATGGTCTTCGCGTGTTTGTGAAGTCAATGCGCATTGACCCTCCGCAGGTTTCGGCCGGTCTCGTGATGTTCGCCGGGGTTCGGCAGGATCCTCCCGAGATGCCGGGTCTTTCGCACGCGGTAGAACATGCGATGGGTATTGCGGGTAGCGATTCCGGCGATGTGTCGAAGGCGCGGCGATACGCAATCGAGCGCGGATTTCTTCCGGAAGATTTGGGAAGTACCGGCGCGGAAAGTACGTGGTGGATGGTACGCGGCGTTTCGCTTCGGCTTCGGGAGATGCTGCGATTCCTCGCGGTATACGCGCGAGTGTTTCCGAAGCATCTTTCCATCACTCATCTTCAGGAAATCCACCAGCGTGAACTTGCCGAAGTGGGGCCGCGGACAACGCCGGTGCATCGCGCCATCTTGCGCGCGGCGTTTCCCGAAGGACACCCTGTTCTTCGCGTTGAAACATCGGAAGGTATCAATCGGTGGACGGCAGGCGCCATCAAGGATCACTTCGTCCGTTATCACACGTTGCCGAACATGGCGCTCGTTGTCGCGGGAAGCACCACGTTTTCCGAGGTGATGCGGGCAGCAGCAGAAGCGTTCCCAAAGCTTCCGCACGACGGAGACGCGAAGCGTACGATAGTTGCTCCGATGGCGGCAAGTCCCATCCGGTGCGGCCAGTATGTCGTTCGTCCGAGTGACGTGCTTGGCCTGCCTTCAAACGACGATGAGCCTGCCGGCGAGTGTTCTGTCTTGCGCATGCGCGCGACACCGCTCACGCTCATGCATGAACAGCGCGCGATGTTATGCGTGAACGTTGCGGCATCCGCGTGCTTCGCGACGCTTCGGGAGAAACTCGGCATTGTCTACGCCGTACGGCCGACCATCGAGACGTTCCGCGACTTGCGATTCTGCCGGCTCGGCGTCGATGCCGCTCCCGACCACTTCGTGGCATGCGCGGAGGCATTCAAGCAGATTCCCGAGCTCGTGAAGCGGCGGGGGCGCAAGTGGTTTGAGGTGGAGCGTGACGAGTTGCTTCTGGGGATGAGGTTGAAGCAGGTTCAGCTCTCCGGGCTTGTGCTTGCGACGCTCATCGACCTCTCGATTTTCGGGTGCGTACAGACGCAAGAAGAACTAGTGAAGGTCATCGAAACAACGACATGGGCTGACGCGGTAGCGGGCGTTGAAGAACTCTTCGCTCCCGACCGGTCACTCATGGTATCCATCGTGCCGTAG